Proteins from one Triticum aestivum cultivar Chinese Spring chromosome 7A, IWGSC CS RefSeq v2.1, whole genome shotgun sequence genomic window:
- the LOC123149051 gene encoding uncharacterized protein — protein MAQYASLHLVDTLSPGLPSLNLGTGGHHRIAMAPAAARLLPAAMPTTPHRPLNWCRSAAARRPSPSMRLLRSNSRLLVVASAQSNLSKAVQKTWRVSKEAVDAGSALVPDSVPRPIARIGVTFVAVSVALFLLKSVISTALFVLAMMGLIYFAFLAMNPKEGSRSMDEGDSPSSDDPAEEARRIMEKYK, from the exons ATGGCCCAGTATGCGTCGTTGCATCTGGTGGATACACTCTCGCCTGGCCTGCCTTCTCTGAATTTGGGGACGGGAGGTCACCACCGCATCGCCAtggctcccgccgccgcccgcctccttcCAGCCGCCATGCCTACAACCCCTCACCGTCCCCTGAACTGGTGCAGGtcagccgccgcacgccgcccttCCCCTAGCATGCGGCTTCTCCGCTCAAACTCGCGGCTCCTGGTCGTCGCCTCCGCGCAGTCCAACCTCTCCAAag CTGTTCAAAAAACATGGAGGGTCAGTAAGGAAGCCGTGGATGCTGGAAGTGCTCTTGTCCCA GATTCAGTTCCACGCCCAATTGCTAGGATAGGCGTGACATTTGTTGCCGTGTCTGTCGCCCTTTTTCTGCTCAAGTCCGTCATTTCCACCGCATTGTTTGTACTG GCGATGATGGGGCTTATATACTTCGCCTTCCTGGCGATGAACCCGAAAGAGGGCTCCAGGAGCATGGATGAAGGAGACAGTCCTTCGTCGGACGACCCCGCCGAAGAAGCCCGTCGCATAATGGAGAAATACAAGTGA